In one window of Bos javanicus breed banteng chromosome 24, ARS-OSU_banteng_1.0, whole genome shotgun sequence DNA:
- the ELP2 gene encoding elongator complex protein 2 isoform X2, with translation MVAPMLETSHVFCCPNRVRGALSWSPGPGGLLAFGTSCSVVLYDPQKRVVITNLNGHTARVNCLQWICKQDGSPSTELVSGGSDNQVIHWEIENNQLLQAVHVSGHEGPVYAVHAVYQRRAPGIALHTLIVSAASDSTVRVWSKQGSEVTCLQTLNFGNGFALALCLSFLPNIDVPVLACGDDDCKIHLFVQQNNQFQKMLFLSGHEDWIRGVEWAAFGRDLFLASCSQDCLIRIWRLYVKSTSLETQEDDNIKLKENTFNVENESIKITFAVTLETVLAGHENWVNAVHWQPSFYKDGILQQPMRLLSASMDKTMILWAPDEESGVWLEQVRVGEVGGNTLGFYDCQFNEDGSMIIAHAFHGALHLWKQNATNPKEWTPEIVISGHFNGVQDLTWDPEGEFIITVGTDQTTRLFAPWKRKDQSQVTWHEIARPQIHGYDLKCLAMISRFQFVSGADEKVLRVFSAPRNFVENFCAITGQSMNHVLCNQDGDLPEGATVPALGLSNKAVFQGDMASQHSDEEELFSSAGFEYHQVAFQPSLLTEPPTEDHLLQNTLWPEVQKLYGHGYEIFCVACSNSKTLLASACKAAKKEHAAIILWNTASWKQVQNLIFHSLTVTQMAFSPDDKFLLAVSRDRTWSLWKRQDTIPPELDPVFSLFAFTNKVTAVHSRIIWSCDWSPDGKYFFTGSRDRKICGCSRTGVWKDLLILLEKDRSSSRNKRLDPLCRNKSKPKSYACYQKIMLEEL, from the exons AAAAGGGTTGTTATCACCAACCTGAATGGTCATACTGCTCGAGTCAATTGCCTACAGTGGATTTGTAAACAGGATGGTT CTCCTTCAACTGAATTAGTTTCTGGAGGATCTGATAATCAAGTGATTCACTGGGAAATAGAGAATAATCAG CTTTTACAAGCAGTCCACGTCTCCGGCCATGAAGGACCTGTTTATGCAGTGCATGCTGTTTACCAGAGGAGGGCACCAGGCATTGCATTGCATACACTGATTGTGTCCGCAGCTTCCGATTCTACTGTTCGAGTCTGGTCTAAACAGGGTTCTGAAG tGACATGCCTTCAGACCTTGAACTTTGGAAATGGATTCGCTCTGGCTCTCTGCTTGTCTTTTTTGCCTAATATTGATG TGCCGGTATTAGCATGTGGTGATGATGACTGCAAAATTCACTTATTTGTTCAACAAAACAATCAG TTTCAGAAAATGCTTTTTCTCTCTGGACACGAGGATTGGATAAGAGGCGTGGAATGGGCAGCCTTTG GAAGAGATCTTTTCCTAGCAAGCTGTTCACAAGATTGCCTGATACGGATATGGAGACTGTATGTAAAATCAACATCTTTAGAGACTCAGGAAGATGATaacataaaactgaaagaaaatacttttaatgtagaaaatgaaa gtATTAAAATAACATTTGCGGTTACTCTGGAGACTGTCCTGGCTGGTCATGAAAACTGGGTAAACGCAGTTCATTGGCAGCCTTCATTTTACAAAG atGGTATCCTACAACAGCCAATGAGATTGTTGTCTGCCTCAATGGATAAAACCATGATTCTTTGGGCTCCAGATGAAGAGTCAGGAGTTTGGCTAGAACAG GTTCGAGTAGGAGAAGTAGGTGGCAATACCCTGGGATTTTATGATTGCCAGTTCAATGAAGATGGCTCCATGATCATCGCTCATGCTTTCCACGGAGCCTTGCACCTTTGGAAACAGAATGCTACCAACCca aaagaatgGACTCCAGAGATTGTTATTTCAGGACACTTTAATGGTGTCCAAGACCTAACGTGGGATCCAGAAGGAGAATTTATCATCACTGTTGGTACTGACCAGACAACTCGActttttgctccttggaagagaaaagaCCAGTCACAG GTGACTTGGCATGAAATTGCAAGGCCTCAGATACATGGATATGATCTTAAATGTTTGGCAATGATCAGTAGGTTTCAGTTTGTGTCTGGAGCAGATGAAAAAGTTCTTCGAGTATTTTCTGCACCTCGGAATTTTGTGGAAAATTTTTGTGCCATTACGGGTCAGTCAATGAATCACGTGCTTTGTAAT CAAGACGGTGATCTTCCAGAAGGAGCTACTGTCCCTGCTTTGGGATTATCCAATAAAGCTGTCTTTCAGG GAGATATGGCTTCTCAGCATTCTGATGAAGAGGAGCTGTTCAGTAGTGCTGGTTTCGAGTATCACCAGGTGGCCTTCCAACCCTCCTTACTTACtg AACCTCCCACTGAGGACCATCTGCTGCAAAACACTTTGTGGCCTGAAGTTCAAAAACT atACGGACATGGCTATGAAATATTTTGTGTTGCTTGTAGCAATTCAAAGACTCTGCTTGCCTCAGCTTGTAAG GCAGCCAAGAAAGAACATGCTGCTATCATTCTCTGGAACACTGCATCTTGGAAGCAGGTGCAGAATTTAATCTTCCATAGTTTGACTGTCACACAGATGGCCTTCTCTCCTGACGACAAGTTCTTACTAGCTGTTTCCAGAGATCGGACCTGGTCCCTGTGGAAGAGGCAGGACACGATCCCGCCTGAGTTAG ATCCCGTCTTCAGCCTGTTTGCCTTCACTAACAAAGTCACTGCTGTGCACAGCAGGATTATTTGGTCTTGCGATTGGAGTCCTGATGGCAAGTATTTCTTCACTGGAAGTCGGGAcagaaag ATATGTGGTTGCAGTAGGACTGGAGTGTGGAAAGATTTGCTTATACTCCTGGAAAAAGACCGATCAAGTTCCAGAAATAAACGACTGGATCCGCTGTGTAGAAACAAGTCAAAg cCAAAGTCATACGCTTGCTATCAAAAAATTATGCTGGAAGAATTGTAA
- the ELP2 gene encoding elongator complex protein 2 isoform X1, producing MVAPMLETSHVFCCPNRVRGALSWSPGPGGLLAFGTSCSVVLYDPQKRVVITNLNGHTARVNCLQWICKQDGSPSTELVSGGSDNQVIHWEIENNQLLQAVHVSGHEGPVYAVHAVYQRRAPGIALHTLIVSAASDSTVRVWSKQGSEVTCLQTLNFGNGFALALCLSFLPNIDVPVLACGDDDCKIHLFVQQNNQFQKMLFLSGHEDWIRGVEWAAFGRDLFLASCSQDCLIRIWRLYVKSTSLETQEDDNIKLKENTFNVENESIKITFAVTLETVLAGHENWVNAVHWQPSFYKDGILQQPMRLLSASMDKTMILWAPDEESGVWLEQVRVGEVGGNTLGFYDCQFNEDGSMIIAHAFHGALHLWKQNATNPKEWTPEIVISGHFNGVQDLTWDPEGEFIITVGTDQTTRLFAPWKRKDQSQVTWHEIARPQIHGYDLKCLAMISRFQFVSGADEKVLRVFSAPRNFVENFCAITGQSMNHVLCNQDGDLPEGATVPALGLSNKAVFQGDMASQHSDEEELFSSAGFEYHQVAFQPSLLTEPPTEDHLLQNTLWPEVQKLYGHGYEIFCVACSNSKTLLASACKAAKKEHAAIILWNTASWKQVQNLIFHSLTVTQMAFSPDDKFLLAVSRDRTWSLWKRQDTIPPELDPVFSLFAFTNKVTAVHSRIIWSCDWSPDGKYFFTGSRDRKVVVWGECDSSDDAVEHSIGPCSSVLDVGGAVTAVRVCPVLNLSQRYVVAVGLECGKICLYSWKKTDQVPEINDWIRCVETSQSQSHTLAIKKLCWKNCNGKTEQNEGEGAEWLQFASCGEDHTVKIHRVNRCAL from the exons AAAAGGGTTGTTATCACCAACCTGAATGGTCATACTGCTCGAGTCAATTGCCTACAGTGGATTTGTAAACAGGATGGTT CTCCTTCAACTGAATTAGTTTCTGGAGGATCTGATAATCAAGTGATTCACTGGGAAATAGAGAATAATCAG CTTTTACAAGCAGTCCACGTCTCCGGCCATGAAGGACCTGTTTATGCAGTGCATGCTGTTTACCAGAGGAGGGCACCAGGCATTGCATTGCATACACTGATTGTGTCCGCAGCTTCCGATTCTACTGTTCGAGTCTGGTCTAAACAGGGTTCTGAAG tGACATGCCTTCAGACCTTGAACTTTGGAAATGGATTCGCTCTGGCTCTCTGCTTGTCTTTTTTGCCTAATATTGATG TGCCGGTATTAGCATGTGGTGATGATGACTGCAAAATTCACTTATTTGTTCAACAAAACAATCAG TTTCAGAAAATGCTTTTTCTCTCTGGACACGAGGATTGGATAAGAGGCGTGGAATGGGCAGCCTTTG GAAGAGATCTTTTCCTAGCAAGCTGTTCACAAGATTGCCTGATACGGATATGGAGACTGTATGTAAAATCAACATCTTTAGAGACTCAGGAAGATGATaacataaaactgaaagaaaatacttttaatgtagaaaatgaaa gtATTAAAATAACATTTGCGGTTACTCTGGAGACTGTCCTGGCTGGTCATGAAAACTGGGTAAACGCAGTTCATTGGCAGCCTTCATTTTACAAAG atGGTATCCTACAACAGCCAATGAGATTGTTGTCTGCCTCAATGGATAAAACCATGATTCTTTGGGCTCCAGATGAAGAGTCAGGAGTTTGGCTAGAACAG GTTCGAGTAGGAGAAGTAGGTGGCAATACCCTGGGATTTTATGATTGCCAGTTCAATGAAGATGGCTCCATGATCATCGCTCATGCTTTCCACGGAGCCTTGCACCTTTGGAAACAGAATGCTACCAACCca aaagaatgGACTCCAGAGATTGTTATTTCAGGACACTTTAATGGTGTCCAAGACCTAACGTGGGATCCAGAAGGAGAATTTATCATCACTGTTGGTACTGACCAGACAACTCGActttttgctccttggaagagaaaagaCCAGTCACAG GTGACTTGGCATGAAATTGCAAGGCCTCAGATACATGGATATGATCTTAAATGTTTGGCAATGATCAGTAGGTTTCAGTTTGTGTCTGGAGCAGATGAAAAAGTTCTTCGAGTATTTTCTGCACCTCGGAATTTTGTGGAAAATTTTTGTGCCATTACGGGTCAGTCAATGAATCACGTGCTTTGTAAT CAAGACGGTGATCTTCCAGAAGGAGCTACTGTCCCTGCTTTGGGATTATCCAATAAAGCTGTCTTTCAGG GAGATATGGCTTCTCAGCATTCTGATGAAGAGGAGCTGTTCAGTAGTGCTGGTTTCGAGTATCACCAGGTGGCCTTCCAACCCTCCTTACTTACtg AACCTCCCACTGAGGACCATCTGCTGCAAAACACTTTGTGGCCTGAAGTTCAAAAACT atACGGACATGGCTATGAAATATTTTGTGTTGCTTGTAGCAATTCAAAGACTCTGCTTGCCTCAGCTTGTAAG GCAGCCAAGAAAGAACATGCTGCTATCATTCTCTGGAACACTGCATCTTGGAAGCAGGTGCAGAATTTAATCTTCCATAGTTTGACTGTCACACAGATGGCCTTCTCTCCTGACGACAAGTTCTTACTAGCTGTTTCCAGAGATCGGACCTGGTCCCTGTGGAAGAGGCAGGACACGATCCCGCCTGAGTTAG ATCCCGTCTTCAGCCTGTTTGCCTTCACTAACAAAGTCACTGCTGTGCACAGCAGGATTATTTGGTCTTGCGATTGGAGTCCTGATGGCAAGTATTTCTTCACTGGAAGTCGGGAcagaaag GTGGTTGTCTGGGGTGAGTGCGACTCCAGTGATGACGCCGTCGAGCACAGCATCGGGCCCTGCTCCTCCGTCCTGGACGTGGGTGGAGCTGTGACCGCCGTCAGAGTCTGCCCAGTGCTTAACCTTTCCCAACG ATATGTGGTTGCAGTAGGACTGGAGTGTGGAAAGATTTGCTTATACTCCTGGAAAAAGACCGATCAAGTTCCAGAAATAAACGACTGGATCCGCTGTGTAGAAACAAGTCAAAg cCAAAGTCATACGCTTGCTATCAAAAAATTATGCTGGAAGAATTGTAATGGAAAGACTGAACAGAATGAAGGAGAAGGTGCTGAATGGTTACAGTTTGCAAGCTGTGGTGAAGATCATACTGTGAAGATACACAGAGTCAACAGATGTGCGCTGTAG